Proteins from a genomic interval of Alosa alosa isolate M-15738 ecotype Scorff River chromosome 8, AALO_Geno_1.1, whole genome shotgun sequence:
- the LOC125299888 gene encoding uncharacterized protein LOC125299888 translates to MLMNVAFFLPPSIFKENTSHLFVINKLRHQEEAARCATAVSQAQQGRWTKWEGVERRNITWSDLWSMESNRLSFIIRATYDVLPSPTNLHVWYGEDPACLQCAAPAILKHILVGCKTSLTQGRYTWRHNQVLKCLAAELENRRVTTNAMSQNGQTTNPRKTTFSFGKGRRGTKSPPPDPGPLNAARDWEMRVDLTQRLTFPPEIAATNLRPDLVLWSKSCRRAFIVELTVPWEDAIRKSSLVLL, encoded by the exons ATGTTGATGAATGTAGCCTTTTTCCTCCCGCCTTCCATCTTCAAAGAGAATACTTCTCATCTGTTCGTCATCAATAAG TTGCGCCACCAGGAGGAAGCAGCCAGGTGTGCCACAGCAGTCTCCCAAGCTCAGCAAGGCCGCTGGACGAAATGGGAAGGTGTGGAGAGGAGGAATATCACATGGAGCGATCTGTGGAGCATGGAGTCCAATAGGCTAAGCTTCATCATTAGAGCCACTTATGATGTCCTGCCCTCTCCAACCAACCTACATGTCTGGTATGGAGAGGACCCAGCCTGTCTCCAGTGTGCAGCCCCGGCAATCCTCAAACACATCTTGGTGGGTTGCAAGACCAGCCTAACGCAGGGAAGATACACCTGGCGCCACAACCAGGTGTTGAAGTGCTTGGCTGCCGAACTGGAGAACAGGAGGGTGACCACCAATGCCATGTCTCAAAACGGCCAGACTACAAACCCACGGAAAACAACTTTTTCGTTCGGGAAGGGGAGAAGAGGGACCAAGTCACCTCCTCCGGATCCAGGCCCACTGAACGCAGCCCGGGATTGGGAAATGCGTGTGGACCTCACCCAGAGACTCACCTTCCCACCCGAAATTGCAGCTACCAACCTGCGCCCAGACCTGGTCCTCTGGTCCAAATCCTGCCGGCGTGCCTTCATCGTTGAGCTGACCGTCCCATGGGAAGATGCCAtcaggaaaagttctttggtgttgctttaa